One segment of Brassica napus cultivar Da-Ae chromosome C3, Da-Ae, whole genome shotgun sequence DNA contains the following:
- the LOC106407136 gene encoding peptide methionine sulfoxide reductase B5, with protein MAAAHGRVVQKTEEEWRAILSPEQFRILRQKGTEIPGTGEYDKFFEDGIFSCVGCKTPLYKSTTKFDSGCGWPAFFEGLPGAINRAPDPDGRSTEITCAVCDGHLGHVTKGEGYDTPTDERHCVNSVSIIFNPQKPPEEAED; from the exons ATGGCGGCAGCTCATGGACGGGTGGTTCAGAAAACAGAGGAGGAGTGGCGTGCGATCCTTTCTCCTGAGCAGTTTAGGATCCTCCGACAAAAAGGCACTGA AATACCAGGAACTGGAGAATATGACAAATTCTTCGAGGATGGAATTTTCAGCTGTGTCGGATGCAAAACTCCTCTCTATAAATCCACTACAAAGTTTGACTCCGGATGTGGTTGGCCAGCTTTCTTTGAAGGACTCCCTGGTGCCATTAACCGAGCG CCTGATCCAGATGGGAGGAGTACAGAGATCACTTGTGCAGTATGCGACGGGCATTTAGGCCATGTTACAAAAGGAGAAGGTTATGATACTCCTACCGATGAACGCCACTGCGTTAACAGCGTCTCGATCATCTTCAACCCGCAAAAACCACCTGAGGAGGCTGAGgattga
- the LOC106409815 gene encoding LOW QUALITY PROTEIN: sugar transporter ERD6-like 15 (The sequence of the model RefSeq protein was modified relative to this genomic sequence to represent the inferred CDS: substituted 1 base at 1 genomic stop codon): protein MAEEVSLLSSPSESSTSLLSEISNASTRAFVLAFTVGSCGAFAFGCIIGYSAPTQSSIMKDLNLSIADYSLFGSILTVGLILGALICGKLTDLVGRVYTIWITNILFVIGWFAIAFAKAVWLLDLGRLLQGISIGISVFVFFFFFDQPXGPVYITEIAPRKLRGAACSMSQLFTGVGISVVYALGTVVAWRNLAILGSIPSLMILPLLFFIPESPRWLAKVGREKEVEEILSRLRGENSDVSDEAGEILAYTEHVKQQGDDRGFLKLFQRKYAFSLTIGVVLIALPQLGGLSGYSFYTESIFISTGVSSDVGFISTSIVQMLAGVLGTVLVDVSGRRSLLLVSQAGMFLGCLATAISFFLKENHCWETGTPILALISVTLYFGSYGLGMGSIPSIIASEIYPVDVKGAAGTMCGLASSISSWLIAYSFSFLFQWSTTGTFLMFTTVTGIGFVFIAKLVPETRGKSLEEIQSLFSF, encoded by the exons ATGGCCGAAGAAGTTTCATTATTATCTTCTCCTTCTGAATCATCTACTTCACTTCTGTCTGAAATATCAAATGCTTCCACTAGAGCTTTCGTTCTTGCCTTCACTGTCGGTTCTTGCGGCGCCTTTGCCTTTGGATGCATC ATCGGATATTCGGCTCCTACACAGTCCAGTATCATGAAAGACTTGAATCTCTCCATAGCTGAT TACTCACTTTTTGGATCGATATTAACTGTGGGACTAATACTTGGAGCATTAATCTGTGGGAAATTAACAGATTTGGTTGGTCGTGTCTAC ACTATATGGATCACTAACATTCTTTTCGTAATCGGCTGGTTTGCTATTGCATTTGCCAAG GCTGTTTGGCTGCTCGATCTGGGAAGGTTGTTGCAAGGGATCTCGATCGGAATTAGCGTATTTG tttttttttttttttttgatcaaccaTAGGGACCAGTTTACATTACCGAAATAGCACCTAGAAAATTGCGAGGAGCTGCTTGTTCCATGTCGCAG TTATTTACGGGCGTTGGTATATCCGTCGTTTATGCACTTGGAACAGTCGTTGCTTGGCGCAATCTAGCAATTTTGG GTTCTATACCTTCTCTTATGATTCTGcctcttcttttcttcatcCCCGAGTCTCCTAGATGGCTA GCTAAAGTTGGGAGAGAGAAGGAGGTTGAAGAGATTTTGTCAAGATTGCGAGGAGAAAATTCTGATGTATCAGATGAAGCAGGAGAGATATTA GCATATACAGAACATGTTAAACAACAAGGAGATGATCGTGGTTTCCTCAAGTTGTTTCAGCGAAAATACGCGTTCTCACTTACT ATTGGAGTTGTTCTTATAGCTTTGCCTCAACTTGGAGGTCTTAGTGGTTATTCTTTTTACACTGAGTCTATTTTCATATCTACCG GTGTATCGAGTGATGTTGGATTCATATCGACATCTATAGTTCAG ATGCTTGCAGGCGTTTTAGGTACTGTGCTTGTGGATGTATCCGGAAGACGTTCACTCCTACTG GTTTCTCAAGCTGGAATGTTCTTGGGCTGTCTTGCCACAGCCATTTCATTCTTCTTGAAG GAGAACCATTGCTGGGAAACAGGAACACCTATATTGGCTCTGATTAGTGTCACG TTATACTTTGGATCATATGGATTAGGCATGGGATCAATACCATCGATCATAGCATCAGag ATTTATCCAGTAGATGTGAAGGGGGCAGCGGGaacaatgtgtggcttggccaGCTCTATTAGCTCATGGCTCATTGCTTATTCCTTCAGTTTCTTGTTTCAGTGGAGTACCACGG GAACATTTCTGATGTTTACCACAGTGACTGGCATTGGATTTGTGTTCATAGCTAAGCTTGTTCCAGAGACTAGAGGAAAATCTTTAGAAGAAATCCAATCTCTTTTCAGTTTTTAG
- the LOC106411016 gene encoding homeobox-leucine zipper protein PROTODERMAL FACTOR 2 yields the protein MYHPNMFESHHMFDMTTKSTSDNDFEITGNREDDFETKSGTEVTTENPSGEELQDPNQRPNKKKRYHRHTQRQIQELESFFKECPHPDDKQRKELSRDLGLEPLQIKFWFQNKRTQMKAQHERHDNQILKSDNDKLRAENNRYKEALSNATCPNCGGPAAIGEMSFDEQHLRIENARLREEIDRISAIAAKYVGKPIGSSFAPLAIQGPRSLDLEVGNFGNQSGFVGEMYGTGDILRPVSIPSESDKPMIIELAVAAMEELVRMAQAGDPLWVSTDNSMEILNEEEYFRTFPRGIGPKPLGLRSEASRESAVVIMNHINLVEILMDVNQWSCVFSGIVSRALTLEVLSTGVAGNYNGALQVMTAEFQVPSPLVPTRENYFVRYCKQHSDGSWALVDVSLDSLRPNPISRTRRRPSGCLIQELPNGYSKVTWVEHMEVDDRSVHTMYKPLVHSGLAFGARRWVSTLERQCERLASSMASNIPASDLSVITSPEGRKSMLKLAERMVMSFCSGVGASTAHAWTTMSSTGSDDVRVMTRKSMDDPGRPPGIVLSAATSFWIPVAPKRVFDFLRDENSRSEWDILSNGGMVQEMAHIANGREPGNCVSLLRVNSGNSSQSNMLILQESCTDASGSYVIYAPVDIVAMNVVLSGGDPDYVALLPSGFAILPDGSVGGGGDGNQEVVSSSTASESCGSLLTVAFQILVDSVPTAKLSLGSVATVNSLIKCTVERIKAAVACDRGGGGP from the exons ATGTATCATCCAAACATGTTTGAGAGCCATCATATGTTCGACATGACCACAAAGAGTACCTCCGACAACGACTTTGAAATCACCGGAAACCGTGAAGATGATTTCGAGACCAAGTCAGGCACCGAAGTCACCACCGAGAATCCTTCCGGTGAAGAGCTTCAAGATCCTAACCAACGTCCCAACAAAAAGAAGCGTTACCATCGCCACACGCAACGTCAAATCCAAGAGCTGGAATC gTTCTTCAAAGAATGCCCTCATCCAGATGATAAGCAACGTAAAGAGTTGAGCCGCGATCTCGGTTTAGAGCCTCTTCAAATAAAGTTTTGGTTCCAAAACAAACGCACGCAAATGAAG GCACAACATGAGAGGCATGATAACCAGATTCTGAAGTCAGACAATGACAAGCTCAGAGCAGAGAACAATAGATACAAAGAGGCACTAAGCAATGCCACATGCCCTAATTGTGGCGGTCCAGCTGCTATTGGAGAAATGTCTTTCGACGAACAGCATCTCAGGATTGAAAATGCTCGCCTCCGAGAAGAG ATTGATCGAATCTCAGCCATTGCTGCAAAATACGTTGGGAAGCCAATAGGATCGTCATTCGCTCCACTAGCAATCCAGGGTCCTCGTTCGCTTGATCTTGAAGTTGGCAACTTTGGGAACCAATCAGGTTTTGTAGGGGAAATGTATGGAACAGGTGACATTTTGAGGCCAGTCTCAATCCCTTCTGAATCAGACAAGCCAATGATCATAGAGCTAGCGGTCGCAGCTATGGAGGAACTCGTGAGAATGGCTCAAGCAGGGGATCCTTTATGGGTTTCAACCGATAATTCGATGGAGATTCTCAATGAAGAAGAGTATTTCAGAACGTTTCCAAGAGGAATCGGACCAAAGCCATTAGGTTTGAGATCAGAGGCGTCAAGAGAATCAGCTGTTGTTATAATGAATCACATCAATCTCGTTGAGATTCTCATGGATGTG AATCAATGGTCTTGTGTTTTCTCTGGGATTGTGTCAAGAGCCTTGACGCTCGAAGTTCTTTCCACTGGAGTTGCTGGGAACTACAATGGTGCTTTGCAAGTG ATGACAGCTGAGTTTCAAGTTCCGTCGCCGCTAGTCCCAACACGTGAAAACTACTTTGTGAGATACTGTAAACAGCATAGCGACGGTTCTTGGGCTCTGGTTGATGTCTCTTTGGACAGCCTTAGACCGAACCCGATTTCAAGAACTAGAAGAAGGCCTTCTGGTTGTCTGATTCAAGAACTACCTAATGGTTATTCTAAG GTTACATGGGTAGAACATATGGAGGTGGATGATAGATCGGTTCACACTATGTATAAACCGCTGGTTCATTCCGGTTTAGCTTTTGGAGCGAGACGTTGGGTGTCTACACTCGAACGTCAGTGCGAGCGGCTCGCGAGTTCGATGGCCAGCAACATCCCGGCTAGTGATCTTTCCG TGATAACGAGTCCCGAAGGGAGGAAGAGCATGTTGAAGCTAGCGGAAAGGATGGTTATGAGCTTTTGCAGCGGTGTTGGCGCGTCGACTGCACATGCGTGGACGACAATGTCGTCAACTGGATCCGATGATGTTCGAGTCATGACCCGAAAGAGCATGGATGATCCGGGTAGACCTCCGGGGATCGTTCTTAGCGCCGCGACTTCATTCTGGATCCCAGTGGCTCCCAAACGGGTTTTCGACTTCCTCCGCGACGAAAATTCAAGAAGCGAG TGGGATATTCTCTCAAATGGAGGAATGGTTCAAGAAATGGCTCATATAGCAAATGGTCGCGAACCTGGAAACTGCGTCTCCTTGCTCCGAGTCAAC AGCGGAAACTCGAGCCAAAGCAACATGTTGATTCTACAAGAGAGCTGCACGGACGCATCTGGATCGTACGTGATCTATGCGCCGGTGGATATAGTGGCGATGAACGTTGTTTTAAGCGGAGGAGATCCTGATTACGTGGCGTTGCTCCCGTCTGGTTTCGCTATATTACCCGATGGTTCggtcggaggaggaggagacgggAATCAAGAAGTGGTTTCTTCTTCTACTGCATCTGAGAGTTGTGGTTCACTGTTAACCGTTGCGTTTCAGATACTTGTTGATTCTGTTCCTACAGCTAAGCTCTCTCTTGGCTCGGTGGCTACGGTTAACAGTCTGATCAAATGTACGGTGGAGAGGATTAAAGCCGCCGTTGCTTGTGACCGAGGTGGAGGAGGACCATAA